In one Aquila chrysaetos chrysaetos chromosome 24, bAquChr1.4, whole genome shotgun sequence genomic region, the following are encoded:
- the ALAD gene encoding delta-aminolevulinic acid dehydratase isoform X1, whose translation MGTTPGAGPGRARRHHLGAGRVQAAFGSPSTTSSRRPKMQADSLLHSGYFHPVLRSWQCTATTFNASNLIYPIFVTDSPDAVEPIPSLPGQARYGVNKLEGMLRPLVEDGLKCVLIFGVPSKVHKDERGSAADAEDTPAIQAIKKIRSTFPELLIACDVCLCPYTSHGHCGILREDGTIQNELSCQRLAEVALAYAKAGCHIVAPSDMMDGRIAAMKVALISNDLGNKVSVMSYSAKFASCFYGPFRDAALSKPAFGDRRCYQLPPGARGLAMRAVDRDVREGADMLMVKPGMPYLDLVRDVKARGPWAAGRGVLSARRLTSLPGCSPQHPTHPLAVYHVSGEFAMLWHGAQAGAFSLEAAVREAVTAFRRAGADAIITYFAPQLLRWLKEEAAAAGRA comes from the exons GCTCTCCTTCCACAACCTCCTCGCGAAGGCCCAAGATGCAGGCAGACTCCCTTCTGCACAGTGGCTACTTCCACCCGGTGCTACGCTCCTGGCAGTGTACGGCAACCACCTTCAATGCCTCCAACCTCATCTACCCCATTTTTGTCAC TGACAGCCCTGATGCAGTGGAGCCGATTCCCAGCCTCCCTGGACAAGCCAG GTACGGAGTCAACAAGCTGGAAGGGATGCTGCGTCCCCTTGTCGAAGACGGTCTGAAGTGTGTGCTCATCTTTGGGGTGCCCAGCAAGGTCCACAAG GATGAGAGAGGTTCTGCAGCTGATGCAGAGGACACACCTGCCATCCAGGCAATCAAGAAGATCCGTTCCACGTTCCCAGAGTTGCTAATTGCCTGTGATGTCTGCTTGTGCCCTTACACATCCCATGGGCACTGCG GCATCCTGCGTGAAGACGGCACCATCCAGAACGAGCTCAGCTGCCAGCGGCTGGCAGAAGTGGCACTGGCCTATGCCAAAGCAG GCTGCCACATCGTTGCCCCCTCAGATATGATGGATGGGCGCATCGCGGCCATGAAGGTGGCGCTGATCTCCAATGACTTGGGCAACAAG GTCTCGGTGATGAGCTACAGCGCCAAGTTTGCTTCATGCTTCTACGGTCCCTTCAG GGATGCTGCGCTATCCAAACCCGCCTTTGGAGACAGGCGATGCTACCAGCTGCCCCCGGGCGCCAGGGGCCTGGCGATGCGTGCCGTG GACCGGGACGTGCGTGAGGGAGCGGACATGCTGATGGTGAAGCCGGGGATGCCCTACCTGGACCTTGTGAGGGATGTCAAGGCACGA GGGCCGTGGGCCGCAGGGAGGGGTGTCCTCTCTGCCCGCCGGCTGACCTCCCTCCCCGGGTGCTCCCCTCAGCACCCCACCCACCCGCTGGCCGTCTACCACGTTTCGGGGGAGTTCGCCATGCTGTGGCACGGGGCCCAGGCCGGGGCCTTCAGCCTGGAGGCTGCCGTCAGGGAGGCGGTGACGGCCTTCAGGCGAGCAG GGGCCGACGCCATCATCACGTACTTCGCGCCGCAGCTCCTGCGGTGGCTgaaggaggaggcggcggcggcgggacgggcCTGA
- the HDHD3 gene encoding haloacid dehalogenase-like hydrolase domain-containing protein 3, with protein sequence MLRLRLLTWDVKDTLLRLRQPVGESYAAEAWAHGVQVQPEALSRSFQEAYGAQSRRFPNYGRGQGLSSQQWWVDVVKQTFRLSGVHEDGVLTLIAEKLYCDFCSAQNWEVLPGAGETLSHCCQRGFRMGVVSNFDNRLENVLSQCNLRHHFEFVLTSEDVGFAKPDRRIFEKALRLSGVLPEQAAHVGDSYTRDYRAAQAVGMHSFLLRAAGQGEEPEVPPEHVLPTLTHLLALIEKG encoded by the coding sequence ATGCTTAGGCTCCGCTTACTAACGTGGGACGTGAAGGACACGCTGCTGCGGCTGCGGCAGCCGGTGGGGGAGAGTTATGCGGCCGAGGCCTGGGCTCACGGGGTCCAGGTGCAGCCGGAGGCTCTCAGTCGGTCTTTCCAGGAGGCATACGGAGCCCAGAGCCGGCGCTTCCCCAACTACGGCCGAGGTCAGGGCCTCAGCTCCCAGCAGTGGTGGGTCGACGTTGTGAAGCAGACCTTCAGGCTCTCGGGCGTGCACGAAGATGGAGTCCTGACGCTGATAGCGGAAAAACTCTACTGTGACTTCTGCAGTGCCCAGAACTGGGAGGTGCTGCCAGGAGCCGGCGAGACCCTGAGCCACTGCTGCCAGCGCGGCTTCCGCATGGGGGTCGTCTCCAACTTCGATAACCGGCTGGAAAACGTCCTCTCCCAGTGCAACCTGCGGCACCACTTTGAATTTGTCCTCACCTCCGAGGATGTGGGCTTCGCCAAGCCGGACAGGAGGATCTTTGAGAAAGCGCTGCGCCTCAGCGGGGTCCTGCCGGAGCAGGCGGCTCACGTGGGGGACAGCTACACCCGGGATTACAGGGCAGCCCAAGCCGTGGGCATGCACAGCTTTCTGCTCCGGGCTGCCGGACAGGGTGAGGAGCCAGAGGTGCCCCCTGAGCATGTCCTGCCCACACTCACCCACCTCCTGGCTCTTATTGAGAAGGGGTAG
- the ALAD gene encoding delta-aminolevulinic acid dehydratase isoform X2 produces the protein MGTTPGAGPGRARRHHLGAGRVQAAFGSPSTTSSRRPKMQADSLLHSGYFHPVLRSWQCTATTFNASNLIYPIFVTDSPDAVEPIPSLPGQARYGVNKLEGMLRPLVEDGLKCVLIFGVPSKVHKDERGSAADAEDTPAIQAIKKIRSTFPELLIACDVCLCPYTSHGHCGILREDGTIQNELSCQRLAEVALAYAKAGCHIVAPSDMMDGRIAAMKVALISNDLGNKVSVMSYSAKFASCFYGPFRDAALSKPAFGDRRCYQLPPGARGLAMRAVDRDVREGADMLMVKPGMPYLDLVRDVKARHPTHPLAVYHVSGEFAMLWHGAQAGAFSLEAAVREAVTAFRRAGADAIITYFAPQLLRWLKEEAAAAGRA, from the exons GCTCTCCTTCCACAACCTCCTCGCGAAGGCCCAAGATGCAGGCAGACTCCCTTCTGCACAGTGGCTACTTCCACCCGGTGCTACGCTCCTGGCAGTGTACGGCAACCACCTTCAATGCCTCCAACCTCATCTACCCCATTTTTGTCAC TGACAGCCCTGATGCAGTGGAGCCGATTCCCAGCCTCCCTGGACAAGCCAG GTACGGAGTCAACAAGCTGGAAGGGATGCTGCGTCCCCTTGTCGAAGACGGTCTGAAGTGTGTGCTCATCTTTGGGGTGCCCAGCAAGGTCCACAAG GATGAGAGAGGTTCTGCAGCTGATGCAGAGGACACACCTGCCATCCAGGCAATCAAGAAGATCCGTTCCACGTTCCCAGAGTTGCTAATTGCCTGTGATGTCTGCTTGTGCCCTTACACATCCCATGGGCACTGCG GCATCCTGCGTGAAGACGGCACCATCCAGAACGAGCTCAGCTGCCAGCGGCTGGCAGAAGTGGCACTGGCCTATGCCAAAGCAG GCTGCCACATCGTTGCCCCCTCAGATATGATGGATGGGCGCATCGCGGCCATGAAGGTGGCGCTGATCTCCAATGACTTGGGCAACAAG GTCTCGGTGATGAGCTACAGCGCCAAGTTTGCTTCATGCTTCTACGGTCCCTTCAG GGATGCTGCGCTATCCAAACCCGCCTTTGGAGACAGGCGATGCTACCAGCTGCCCCCGGGCGCCAGGGGCCTGGCGATGCGTGCCGTG GACCGGGACGTGCGTGAGGGAGCGGACATGCTGATGGTGAAGCCGGGGATGCCCTACCTGGACCTTGTGAGGGATGTCAAGGCACGA CACCCCACCCACCCGCTGGCCGTCTACCACGTTTCGGGGGAGTTCGCCATGCTGTGGCACGGGGCCCAGGCCGGGGCCTTCAGCCTGGAGGCTGCCGTCAGGGAGGCGGTGACGGCCTTCAGGCGAGCAG GGGCCGACGCCATCATCACGTACTTCGCGCCGCAGCTCCTGCGGTGGCTgaaggaggaggcggcggcggcgggacgggcCTGA
- the ALAD gene encoding delta-aminolevulinic acid dehydratase isoform X3, protein MQADSLLHSGYFHPVLRSWQCTATTFNASNLIYPIFVTDSPDAVEPIPSLPGQARYGVNKLEGMLRPLVEDGLKCVLIFGVPSKVHKDERGSAADAEDTPAIQAIKKIRSTFPELLIACDVCLCPYTSHGHCGILREDGTIQNELSCQRLAEVALAYAKAGCHIVAPSDMMDGRIAAMKVALISNDLGNKVSVMSYSAKFASCFYGPFRDAALSKPAFGDRRCYQLPPGARGLAMRAVDRDVREGADMLMVKPGMPYLDLVRDVKARGPWAAGRGVLSARRLTSLPGCSPQHPTHPLAVYHVSGEFAMLWHGAQAGAFSLEAAVREAVTAFRRAGADAIITYFAPQLLRWLKEEAAAAGRA, encoded by the exons ATGCAGGCAGACTCCCTTCTGCACAGTGGCTACTTCCACCCGGTGCTACGCTCCTGGCAGTGTACGGCAACCACCTTCAATGCCTCCAACCTCATCTACCCCATTTTTGTCAC TGACAGCCCTGATGCAGTGGAGCCGATTCCCAGCCTCCCTGGACAAGCCAG GTACGGAGTCAACAAGCTGGAAGGGATGCTGCGTCCCCTTGTCGAAGACGGTCTGAAGTGTGTGCTCATCTTTGGGGTGCCCAGCAAGGTCCACAAG GATGAGAGAGGTTCTGCAGCTGATGCAGAGGACACACCTGCCATCCAGGCAATCAAGAAGATCCGTTCCACGTTCCCAGAGTTGCTAATTGCCTGTGATGTCTGCTTGTGCCCTTACACATCCCATGGGCACTGCG GCATCCTGCGTGAAGACGGCACCATCCAGAACGAGCTCAGCTGCCAGCGGCTGGCAGAAGTGGCACTGGCCTATGCCAAAGCAG GCTGCCACATCGTTGCCCCCTCAGATATGATGGATGGGCGCATCGCGGCCATGAAGGTGGCGCTGATCTCCAATGACTTGGGCAACAAG GTCTCGGTGATGAGCTACAGCGCCAAGTTTGCTTCATGCTTCTACGGTCCCTTCAG GGATGCTGCGCTATCCAAACCCGCCTTTGGAGACAGGCGATGCTACCAGCTGCCCCCGGGCGCCAGGGGCCTGGCGATGCGTGCCGTG GACCGGGACGTGCGTGAGGGAGCGGACATGCTGATGGTGAAGCCGGGGATGCCCTACCTGGACCTTGTGAGGGATGTCAAGGCACGA GGGCCGTGGGCCGCAGGGAGGGGTGTCCTCTCTGCCCGCCGGCTGACCTCCCTCCCCGGGTGCTCCCCTCAGCACCCCACCCACCCGCTGGCCGTCTACCACGTTTCGGGGGAGTTCGCCATGCTGTGGCACGGGGCCCAGGCCGGGGCCTTCAGCCTGGAGGCTGCCGTCAGGGAGGCGGTGACGGCCTTCAGGCGAGCAG GGGCCGACGCCATCATCACGTACTTCGCGCCGCAGCTCCTGCGGTGGCTgaaggaggaggcggcggcggcgggacgggcCTGA